One segment of Candidatus Babeliales bacterium DNA contains the following:
- a CDS encoding ATP-binding protein, which yields MKKANVNIWIFLIFTSITMLNAMEVEDLFQDFNIESKAATINQKSFKEAATQTNFDNSYQNNQYNNLGILSESNQDQTIDPEFEKLVIENTPKELREIIEEYKKISNEEKNIQIFNYNARKYIPRKFLLVGQPGCGKSILAKVIAQNAGMPYKFISTAGIANEFKNSGIQNLSRLFQYSLNTSDKMAFIFDELSGMTDRHGQANDPETGIIQHFLSLLDQCKSKDNILIIATINDPKTLPESLKSRFFNNNYIISIPSIYIKKQIIKYYLLPEHNLSDIEITRFAKKVRHLPSRELQELVEKANFYANKRINNKNLSDKEKKYFISDLEKALNNAKNANLIFEKSTSSIIKQNLSQHWPTLLQITGNLALQYYMGKLNLIQSKEIATDQLDHAKLINEQQSKQLEKLSQLIQLNNNNNQLTEFVDLEQLPFYKKYYYKYLDEKVWYCWDRGKEAAYTFSQGAFFALGGYIAYGLSSKINLPLPKPK from the coding sequence ATGAAAAAAGCTAACGTTAATATTTGGATATTTTTAATTTTCACTTCTATAACAATGTTAAATGCAATGGAAGTTGAAGATTTATTTCAAGATTTTAATATTGAATCCAAAGCAGCAACTATAAATCAAAAGTCTTTTAAGGAAGCTGCGACACAAACAAACTTTGATAATAGTTATCAAAATAATCAATATAATAACTTAGGCATTTTATCAGAAAGCAACCAAGACCAAACAATTGATCCTGAATTTGAAAAATTAGTAATTGAAAATACACCGAAAGAATTGCGAGAAATAATAGAAGAATATAAAAAAATCTCTAATGAAGAAAAAAATATTCAGATATTTAACTACAATGCAAGAAAATATATTCCACGTAAATTTCTATTAGTTGGTCAACCAGGATGTGGGAAGTCAATATTAGCAAAAGTAATTGCCCAGAATGCTGGTATGCCATACAAATTTATATCTACTGCTGGTATTGCTAATGAGTTTAAGAACTCTGGTATTCAAAACTTAAGTAGACTTTTTCAATATTCTTTAAACACATCTGATAAAATGGCGTTTATTTTTGATGAATTGAGTGGGATGACTGATCGTCATGGTCAAGCTAATGATCCAGAAACCGGAATTATTCAGCATTTTTTATCATTATTAGACCAATGCAAATCAAAAGATAATATTTTGATTATTGCTACTATTAATGATCCTAAAACATTGCCAGAATCTTTAAAAAGTCGATTTTTTAATAATAATTATATTATTTCTATACCATCTATATATATAAAAAAGCAAATAATTAAATATTACTTATTACCTGAGCACAATTTATCTGATATAGAGATTACTCGCTTTGCCAAGAAGGTTAGGCATTTACCCTCACGTGAATTACAAGAGCTTGTAGAAAAGGCTAATTTTTATGCAAATAAAAGAATTAATAATAAAAATCTATCTGATAAAGAAAAAAAGTATTTTATTAGTGATTTAGAAAAAGCTTTAAATAATGCTAAAAATGCAAATTTAATATTCGAAAAATCAACCTCTTCTATAATTAAACAAAATTTAAGTCAACATTGGCCCACTTTGTTACAAATAACTGGAAACTTAGCACTTCAATATTATATGGGCAAGTTAAACTTAATACAGTCAAAAGAAATTGCAACAGATCAATTAGATCATGCAAAATTAATCAATGAACAACAATCAAAGCAACTAGAAAAATTAAGTCAATTAATACAACTGAATAACAACAATAACCAATTAACAGAATTTGTTGATCTAGAACAATTACCTTTTTATAAAAAATATTATTATAAATATTTAGACGAGAAAGTTTGGTATTGTTGGGATAGAGGAAAAGAAGCTGCTTATACATTTTCTCAGGGAGCATTTTTTGCTCTTGGAGGTTATATCGCATATGGATTAAGCAGTAAAATAAACTTACCTTTACCAAAACCAAAATAG